CCGCAACAAGCGGGCCACAGCCTCAGGCGCCGAAGGCCAGAGCAAGCGCTGCAAGCCCTGAAAGTCCTGACTGTGGGGCCTCAGCAGGCAGCGAAGCCCCTGCAGTCCAGCTTGACGGGGCTCCTGGGATCCAGCACGTCCCTGGCTAGGACCGACCAGCTGCTCCAGCCGACTGCACCGCTTCCTGCCACCTCCACACCAGAAGAGTGGGTCTGGATGTGGGGTGAGGGAATGGGGCACCCCAAAGGGCCAGGACACCTTGAGGCCAGACCTATGTGGGCTGTGGCTGTGTCACCTGCTGGCCGTGCTGGGTCCTGCCCGTTGCTGGGCTTTCACATCCCAGGAGGAAATGCCCCCTGGCCCATCTCAGCAGGTGTTGCTAGTTTGGGACCACCAGACCCCGCACGGCTGCTTGTGTCTGCTCTTGGTCACCAGAGTCTGCCCGGGGCAGGGAGCAGCTATGGTGACCCCTGGGTGGGCCTGGCAAGACtcagagtgggaaggaaggatcaGGTGTGGGTGAGCCAGCCTGGTGGATGGGGCTCTGGGCAGTCACCACGCTGAGACCACCAGAGCCCCGTCCCCGCCCCCATACTGGGGCCCGAGGGGAAAGGGTGGGGTTGGCACTAACAGATCTCAGAGAGATAAAAGCTTTCCTAGCGGCGAGTGGGTTCAGTGTCTTTAATGTACTTTGAGCTTCTGATTCTTCATGTGATGGGTTCTCCCAGTGCTGGGAAGGCTGGGAGGCGGGACAGATGGGCTGGGTGGGTGCCCAGTGAGGAGGGGCCAGCACAGAAGACAGGCACCCACCCCCTCCAGTCCTCTGGGCTGGTGATTCCCGGGATCCCCTGCTCCGAAGGAAAAGGGGTTGCCGCTGTCCTGCTTCCCTGGCCTTGGGAGTCTGCCTCAGGGGGTGGAGCTTGCTGCATCTTTACCACTGGACCCAGGGGGTGGCTTGGGTGGGAAGCCTTCGAGACCTCCCATCCTGCCTTCCAGAGCCAACACAGCAGGAAGCAGCAGCCGGGAGGCCACTGGGGTGCTGGTTGCTCAGAAGTTCCCACACTCCACCTGGAAGTGCAGGGACATGCAGGCCTGTCCGGGCTGCCCGCCGCCCGCCTCTTGCTGCATGTTCTCCAGAGTTCTCGGGCACCTCCTCACTCGGGTTTCAGATCAGATCACTTCATCTGCACACCCAGCTTCCCTGCCCAGCTGTGACCGGGGCACATGGGGTAGGTCACAAACCAGCACTCAGCTTGTTCACTGTGGCCTGTGACACCCACGGAGAGAGGCTGAGTTAGCCATGCACCTGGCGAGTCCCCAGACTCATTCCAGCAGAGCTCAGGGGCTCACAGTGTCACCTGTAGGCCCCCAAGGACACCCCTGTGTGGAGAGTCCCTGTGGAACCTTGGAGGGAGGCAGCGTGTCCTGAACCACAACCTGCAGGGAACAGAGCTACCGGCTGATCACTGGGCCCCtacggtggggtggggggggggggagagagaagGGTGAGGGTCCTTTAGGGGGACAGGCTCAGGTGCTACATCCCTCCACCCAGCACACCTGGGCATGAGTCAGTGCCGAGGGCAGGGATGGGACTGCCTCAGGCAGGAGCTTGCAAGACCTCCACCTCCTGCTCTGTGGGGCCTGGATGCTCCACACCCCCTCCCGCTGTGTGCCGGGCTCCTCGTGGGGTAGGAGGGGCAGGTGGCCAGTGGCCCAGGCCTGAGGAGGGACAAGGCCCAGAGAAGCACCACAGTAACTCTCCAGAAAGCCCTTGACCCAGGGCGTGGCAGGGCCTAAGGCCGGGCCCCGGGGCTATCGTAGAGCAGGGTGTCCACCTGTGCTCGCTGCAGCCAGAGGTGCCGCTGGGTGTCGCTGAGCAGGATGCGCCGCACGTGGCCCTGACGGCAGGCGGGCAGGGCGGTGCAGTGGGCAGCGTGCAGTTGGCGACACGTGTCACAGCAGAGGGTGGGCAGGATGCCAGAGGCCAGGCAGCTATGCGCCTGGTAGCCGGGGGTCTCGGGGATGGGCCCATGCTCATGCTGGGGTCTGGCCCGTCTGGGGCTCCCGGGGGCTTTGGGAGCAGCGGGGTCCCTGGGCCGACTCAGCAGCTCTCGGCGCagtgagaggaaggaaaaggCCGAGGGCTCCGgttccagctcctcttccaaggccCTGTAGGATGGGCTGCTGGCCTGCTGTGGCACCTCAGCCTCTGCTGGCGGCTCCCAGACCCTGCCCCCCGCACCCCACAGTTTGGCGCTCTGCTCCCAAAGTGGAGGCTGGTAGGCCAGCTCTGAGGGGGGCGAGTCTGGGCCTGACGAGGGCCCACTGTACAGGCTGGCCTCCTCTGAGCCCTCGTCCTCTTGCAGGTCCCGGTACAGGTCCAGCTGGGGCCGGTACAGTGCCGGGGAGCCCCGTGGGGGCAGGGGCGACGGCTCCTCTTCCCGGGCCAGCCGCTGCTGCAGCCAGGCCACGCAGGAGGCCACGTCCGCGCTGGCCCGCCGTGCCTGCAGCAGCTCATCAGCCGGCAGCACGCTGGTGCCCAGCCGCTCCAGCACCTCGCCCAGGATCTCGCATTCCAGCCGCAGGGCGAAGCAACCCAGGGCTACTTGCACCAGCTGGCAGGCAGGAGGTGGGGCGGCCACCATGAGGAGGTGGTTGTCCCTGCGCACGTAGCCCATCTTCTGGAAGCTCTGGATGAGGAGGTCCTCCGAGAGTGCGCCCTTCAGCACGTGCACGTAGCCCCCCGAGAAGGTCTGCAGGGGAGGGGCCTGATCAGCAGCAGCCTGCCCTCCCACAGACCTGACCCAGGCTCTGCTCCCCCCTGGCCTTGGCCAGTTTCAGGGgccaccaccctcaccccagaTGGCAGCGTGGCGCCAAGTGACGGGGCAGTTCCGGGCTGTGCCGACATTTCCTCCAGGTGAGCCCACTCCTGAAGACTGATCTCATCGGCCGGGGCAGGCTCATAAATCAGGACAAAATACAGAGCCCCTATGCTGAGAAATCTCTGGGTCCCCCAGttccctccacctcctctcaCCCCTGGGGCTTCACGGCTCAAATCAGGTGCCGACTGAGTGCTTTGTTGTGCAAACACCATAGAGATGCTTATGTCCTCTGACCAGGGAGCCTCCTAAACGCACTGCTTTTCCAGGGACTAGTTTCCCCTATCAGGACAGACCTAGCTGTTCATGTTTTCCAGCTGTCTAGCGTTCCACCACACGGATGAAATAGCCGAATTAAAAGGACTATTAGTATGATGATCAAGTGTCTCTCCTAACTACAACTCCATAACTCTGGGACCCTGTGAGCATTCCTCTGCTTACAGCTTATGACAGTATCTCCCTTGGATTGAGCACTGTGTGCGAGCATCGTCCCCAGGGCTTTGCATTCACCCCTCACAACAAACCACGAGCTGGACTATTCTTGtgtccatttcacagaggaggaagtgggttcagagagattaggtaacttgcccaaagccacacagccagGAGGAGGCAGAACCAGACCCCATCCAGGTGTGCCCAACACTGAAGCTGTGAGCACCTCGAGGGCAGGCTTGTCTGTTCTGCTCTTGGCCCCCCATGGGCTGGCTCTGGTGGGTACCTCTTGCCTTCTGGTctgaagggatgaatggatgtcCTGGAACCTGGCACCAGCAGGTGTCCCCAGAGCTCACCTTCCCAGACAGGCTGCCGCTGTCATGGCAACCGGCAGAGGCGGACTTGCCCACATGTCCAGTGACGACATCACCTTCCCACTCTTCTAAATTAGCTCAGACCGCCAGCAGCCTGCGCCCCTCCTGCTGGCAGGCAGCTCACCTAGAGgggccaggccagccctgggcacGATGTCCAGACCGGAGCTGAGGGGTGAACTAGGTacctgcccagcccagccaccccagGCGTGCAGAGGTGTACAGCCGCTGCCTACTTCATAGGGGATCCACCCACCCGAAGTTCTTCTCTATAAATGGGATCAGCCCACATCCTGGAGAAATTAAGGTGACCATGGAACCTCAAGCCCCTCCTGTGGGCCTGTCCTAGGATTTCTGTGGCTGCGAGGCCACTTTGGGGAGGGCAATGATACAAGCTTTAAGGGGCAGAAACCCCCCAGGAGGCAGGCACCCAGGGCTGGTGGCCTCCACCCACCCCAAGTTCTCAGCTCTGGGAGTGCTGGGGATCTCGGGCAGAGATCTGCCCCAACACACCCAGGACCCCTGAGTACGCTCTGAGCCCTGCGAAACCCACCAGGCTCTGAGGACGTCTGAAATCCCTTGATGGAAGCTGTTCTCTGGAGGGTCGCAAGCCCCCCAGCAACCCGGGCAGGGGAGCCCCCCTCGGCCCGGCGCCCTACCTTGATGGTAGTGAACTCCTTCCTCCAGGGCAGCAGGTACAGGTGCACGGCGGCCAGCTCCAGCAGCTCAAAGGCGCGGGCCAGGCCGCGCAGGGCTGGGGCCAGGTCAGCGCGGCCCCACAGGCCGTCAGTGAGCAGCGCCAGAGCGTCGTCTTGCAGCGCCCCATGCAGGTCGAAGTCTTCCACCAGGATCTGCCAAAGCACGGCGCGCAACGACGGGTCCCCGCACACACCCGCGCGGCCGCGCCAAAGCTCGCGCTCCAGGCACAGGCGGTAGTCCTCGGACAGCGAGCTGCTGCCCATCCTTGCGGGCGGGGGTAGGGTGTCAGGAATCAGAGACCCCTCCCCGCCAGCTGTGCGCCCCCCAGAGCCCCCATCCAGTATCCACAGGTCGCCCTCCCACCTGGTAACCCTGTCGGCAGCTGTGCGCCCCCGGAGCCCCCACCCGGCATCCACAAATCTCCCCTCCAGCCTGGCGACCTTGTCCCCGGCAGCTTGTGTGCCTCCCACCCAGCATCCACAGGTCCCCCTCCAGCCGGGCGACCCTGTCTCCGGTAGCTTGTGTGCCTCCCACCCAGCATCCACAGGTCCCCCTCCAGCCGGGCGACCTGTCCTCGCTAGCTGAGCGGCCCTCAGTATCCACAGCACCCCGCTTCCCTGGGGCTCCTCCCAGCCAGCTGAGCACCTCATCTCAACCAGAGACCCCCTCGCCCACCAGATCCTACTGTGGGCCATGCGGGCGACCGCAATACCTGTTCGTCCCCAGCGGTCTCCAATCGCCCGCCGCTTGGCTCCGGCCTCTGCTCCACCACCGCGCTTCCGCCGAGAGCTGGCTCCGCGCATTGGCCGGGGCCCTGACGTTCGGGGTGGGGCTTG
Above is a window of Diceros bicornis minor isolate mBicDic1 chromosome 32, mDicBic1.mat.cur, whole genome shotgun sequence DNA encoding:
- the CDK10 gene encoding cyclin-dependent kinase 10 isoform X7, which encodes MTAITPGACFLGTTDLLPLSQGPEGLQLAHDRQGLCEDRYRAPELLLGTTTQTTSIDMWAVGCILAELLAHKPLLPGTSEIHQVDLIVQLLGTPSENIWPGFSKLPLVSQYSLRKQPYNNLKHKFPWLSDAGLRLLNFLFMYDPKKRATAGDCLESSYFKEKPLPGHSLRRRRPEQALQALKVLTVGPQQAAKPLQSSLTGLLGSSTSLARTDQLLQPTAPLPATSTPEEWVWMWGEGMGHPKGPGHLEARPMWAVAVSPAGRAGSCPLLGFHIPGGNAPWPISAGVASLGPPDPARLLVSALGHQSLPGAGSSYGDPWVGLARLRVGRKDQVWVSQPGGWGSGQSPR
- the SPATA2L gene encoding spermatogenesis-associated protein 2-like protein, which translates into the protein MGSSSLSEDYRLCLERELWRGRAGVCGDPSLRAVLWQILVEDFDLHGALQDDALALLTDGLWGRADLAPALRGLARAFELLELAAVHLYLLPWRKEFTTIKTFSGGYVHVLKGALSEDLLIQSFQKMGYVRRDNHLLMVAAPPPACQLVQVALGCFALRLECEILGEVLERLGTSVLPADELLQARRASADVASCVAWLQQRLAREEEPSPLPPRGSPALYRPQLDLYRDLQEDEGSEEASLYSGPSSGPDSPPSELAYQPPLWEQSAKLWGAGGRVWEPPAEAEVPQQASSPSYRALEEELEPEPSAFSFLSLRRELLSRPRDPAAPKAPGSPRRARPQHEHGPIPETPGYQAHSCLASGILPTLCCDTCRQLHAAHCTALPACRQGHVRRILLSDTQRHLWLQRAQVDTLLYDSPGARP